The Deltaproteobacteria bacterium genome includes a window with the following:
- a CDS encoding bifunctional oligoribonuclease/PAP phosphatase NrnA: MTKPLPELKAAAKVLKNARRVICTCHVNPDGDALGATLAFANVLKAAGKEVYVFNTDPVPHNLGFLPGSKWIRNKAPDFRKPFDLCVISDSGSIERPGVDLKGWRENGLVKSILNVDHHKDNTRFGDINYIDLKASSSGECAYDIIRASLGLNQGAAVCCYTAIITDTGAFRYSNTSPKTMRVATDLMERFRIDPALSAEMIYMTYPATRIFLLSEVLPTLEMHLDGKAASIFIRRETMKKYGGSKDLLDEFVNYPRGIEGVEVAVFFKEAGNSEWRISLRSKRFLDVGAVCNRFGGGGHARAAGCTINGSYGEVRAAVIGEIEKDLQKMPGRGK, encoded by the coding sequence ATGACAAAACCACTTCCTGAACTCAAGGCTGCTGCAAAGGTGCTCAAGAACGCCCGACGGGTAATTTGCACTTGTCACGTGAACCCGGATGGTGACGCACTGGGCGCCACTCTTGCGTTTGCCAATGTGCTGAAAGCTGCAGGGAAAGAGGTATATGTCTTCAATACCGACCCGGTCCCCCACAATCTTGGGTTTCTTCCTGGTAGCAAATGGATTCGCAACAAGGCGCCGGATTTCAGGAAACCATTTGACTTGTGTGTGATTTCCGATTCGGGCTCCATTGAGCGACCGGGTGTCGATCTCAAGGGCTGGCGTGAAAATGGGCTCGTAAAGAGCATTCTCAATGTCGATCACCACAAGGACAATACCCGGTTTGGTGACATCAACTATATTGACCTGAAGGCTTCCTCTTCCGGCGAATGCGCCTATGACATTATCCGGGCTTCGCTGGGGCTGAACCAGGGAGCGGCAGTCTGCTGTTACACGGCGATTATTACGGACACCGGCGCATTCCGGTACTCCAATACCTCACCCAAGACCATGCGGGTGGCGACAGATCTCATGGAACGATTCCGGATTGATCCGGCACTGTCGGCCGAAATGATTTACATGACCTATCCGGCGACAAGAATCTTTCTGTTGTCTGAGGTGCTTCCAACACTGGAAATGCATCTGGACGGTAAAGCGGCGTCTATCTTCATCCGCCGGGAAACGATGAAGAAATATGGCGGCTCCAAGGATCTGCTGGACGAGTTTGTCAACTATCCACGCGGCATTGAAGGTGTGGAAGTAGCAGTATTTTTTAAGGAAGCCGGAAACAGTGAGTGGCGTATTTCGCTCCGGTCAAAACGGTTTCTGGACGTGGGGGCTGTCTGTAACCGGTTCGGAGGCGGGGGCCATGCGCGTGCTGCTGGCTGCACGATTAATGGCTCCTATGGGGAAGTGCGCGCTGCAGTAATCGGAGAGATCGAAAAGGACTTGCAAAAAATGCCCGGACGTGGGAAGTGA
- the ruvC gene encoding crossover junction endodeoxyribonuclease RuvC has translation MPVRIIGIDPGSNVTGWGIIDRDGSRLIHVAHGQIRASGRKPIEDRLVEIYDALEAVLREHVPVHAGVELPFVSENPQTAIVLGHARGAAVLALARAGVMLASYPPATVKQAITGSGKAEKAQVQLMVKTLLNLRERPPADAADALAVAICHAFRLRQ, from the coding sequence ATGCCCGTGCGAATCATCGGCATTGACCCTGGATCGAATGTTACCGGCTGGGGAATTATTGACCGGGATGGTTCACGACTTATTCACGTGGCACATGGGCAGATTCGCGCCAGCGGACGAAAGCCCATCGAAGACCGTCTTGTCGAAATATATGATGCGTTGGAGGCGGTTCTCCGGGAGCATGTTCCCGTGCATGCTGGGGTAGAACTGCCATTCGTTTCAGAAAACCCGCAAACGGCGATTGTGCTGGGCCATGCACGTGGTGCTGCGGTTCTGGCGCTCGCCCGGGCAGGGGTTATGCTCGCTTCCTACCCGCCAGCCACAGTGAAACAGGCAATTACTGGCTCGGGAAAGGCAGAAAAGGCCCAAGTTCAGTTGATGGTAAAAACCCTGCTGAATCTCCGGGAGCGCCCCCCCGCTGACGCTGCGGACGCACTTGCCGTGGCAATCTGCCATGCGTTCCGGCTCCGGCAGTAA
- a CDS encoding DUF21 domain-containing protein, producing MTILIVTVFLTLLGSFACSVMEAVVLSLTPGQLAQLHQRHPAIAAMWGDFKEEINRPLGAILICNTLINMIGATLVAVQVEKHLGPIYLIPFSLGFALGILVLSEILPKTLGVVHAYRFSIIVAPVLKILTKLLSPVIAITSLIPRYITGSQSGRPLVVPEEIGALATLARASNVIRGHQEKIITRAARLGRLKIRDVMIPPDQIVYMRLDSTLVENLLIAHFNPHTRFPVKSDTKSAEITGYINFKELVFLARTNPNVTNVQGIVRPLAYVNADDTVARVLERFVAEHAHMALVQDGARKLVGLVTLEDLVEELVGEIEDEFDHLPSMVHSLPGGTWMLGGKLAPKDAFALTGITGDIPPQRTLSEWIITRLGHVPKASESFRIGDHEITVRRVRRGQVFEASIRRINEAISTQSQSSAVPPTGGTMS from the coding sequence ATGACAATTCTGATTGTCACCGTGTTTCTGACGCTTCTGGGTAGTTTTGCCTGCTCGGTAATGGAGGCCGTCGTGCTGAGCCTGACGCCCGGCCAGCTGGCACAGCTCCACCAGAGGCACCCCGCCATCGCAGCCATGTGGGGGGATTTCAAGGAAGAGATCAACCGCCCGCTGGGAGCAATCCTGATCTGCAACACACTGATAAACATGATTGGTGCAACGCTGGTGGCTGTGCAGGTGGAAAAGCACCTTGGTCCGATTTATCTAATTCCTTTTTCACTCGGATTTGCTCTGGGAATTCTTGTTCTGTCGGAAATTCTTCCGAAAACCCTTGGTGTGGTTCATGCTTACCGTTTTTCCATCATCGTTGCCCCGGTGCTGAAGATTCTGACGAAACTGCTTTCACCAGTGATTGCCATTACCAGCCTGATTCCCCGTTACATCACGGGAAGCCAAAGCGGCCGCCCCCTGGTGGTGCCCGAAGAGATTGGCGCGCTTGCGACACTGGCACGGGCGTCAAACGTGATCCGTGGCCATCAGGAAAAAATAATCACCCGTGCAGCACGTTTGGGGCGGCTCAAAATACGCGATGTCATGATTCCACCTGACCAGATTGTCTACATGAGACTTGATTCGACGCTTGTGGAAAATCTGCTCATAGCCCATTTCAACCCCCACACCCGGTTCCCGGTAAAGTCCGACACCAAGTCGGCGGAGATAACGGGGTATATCAATTTCAAGGAATTGGTGTTCCTGGCCCGGACCAATCCCAATGTCACGAACGTACAGGGCATCGTGAGGCCACTGGCATATGTTAATGCGGACGATACGGTTGCCCGGGTGCTGGAGCGGTTTGTTGCAGAGCACGCCCATATGGCTCTGGTTCAGGATGGAGCCAGAAAGCTCGTAGGACTGGTTACGCTGGAAGATCTGGTGGAAGAACTGGTTGGCGAGATCGAGGACGAATTCGATCATCTGCCGTCGATGGTTCATAGCTTGCCAGGTGGAACCTGGATGCTGGGCGGGAAGCTCGCTCCGAAAGATGCATTTGCCCTGACGGGCATAACGGGCGATATCCCGCCGCAGAGGACGCTGTCTGAATGGATAATTACGCGCCTTGGGCATGTTCCCAAGGCGAGCGAATCATTCCGAATCGGTGATCATGAAATAACGGTCCGCCGTGTCCGGCGCGGGCAGGTGTTCGAAGCGTCGATTCGGAGAATCAACGAAGCCATATCTACCCAGTCGCAATCTTCCGCTGTTCCACCCACGGGTGGAACAATGTCATAA
- a CDS encoding DEAD/DEAH box helicase, producing the protein MNNQTTDAVHQQTDGQTTETTDQSFARFGLDEKLVWAVEDIGFRQATEIQDRAIPVLLKGRDMVACARTGTGKTAAFGLPLLHHIRHEKAKSRLPHALILTPTRELCLQVQKNLTEYSRYLPLKIIPVIGGVGMGGQVSDLRKGADVVVATPGRLLDLAEQRAIEFSAVRFLILDEADRMLDMGFIPDVKRIISKLPAGRQSLMFSATMPPVIRELARQFMKEPEYLDVARHGERAETVEHSLWPVPAHLKKQLLLKILEQYGTDGTFIIFARTRNRTNEVFRAIERTGVPVVKLHSDCTQSERNAALDAFREGKIRILVATDVASRGLDVEGISHVINYDVPTQAEDYVHRIGRTGRAFSTGEAFTLCQPSEESLLRGVEALLNEKIPVRTLEGFNYSAPPTPGFWDDLPVVGGGITGATKTFRPRR; encoded by the coding sequence TTGAATAACCAGACGACAGATGCCGTGCACCAGCAGACGGACGGCCAGACAACTGAAACCACCGATCAATCTTTCGCCCGTTTTGGCCTTGACGAAAAACTGGTCTGGGCAGTTGAGGATATAGGCTTCAGGCAGGCGACGGAAATCCAGGACCGGGCCATTCCGGTGCTACTCAAGGGAAGGGATATGGTTGCATGTGCCCGCACGGGTACTGGCAAGACCGCCGCTTTCGGGCTTCCACTTTTGCATCACATTCGGCATGAAAAAGCCAAATCCCGGCTTCCGCATGCACTTATCCTGACGCCGACCCGCGAGCTTTGTCTGCAAGTTCAGAAGAACCTGACCGAATACAGCCGCTATCTGCCACTCAAGATTATTCCGGTAATCGGTGGAGTGGGCATGGGTGGCCAGGTATCGGATCTGAGAAAAGGGGCCGATGTTGTGGTCGCCACCCCGGGCCGTCTGCTGGATCTGGCCGAGCAACGGGCTATTGAATTTTCTGCCGTCCGTTTTCTCATACTTGATGAGGCCGACCGGATGCTCGATATGGGTTTTATTCCGGATGTAAAGCGGATCATTTCGAAGCTTCCGGCAGGGCGCCAGAGCCTGATGTTTTCCGCAACCATGCCGCCGGTAATTCGTGAGCTGGCACGTCAGTTTATGAAGGAGCCGGAGTATCTTGACGTTGCCAGGCATGGTGAACGTGCCGAGACTGTCGAGCATTCGCTCTGGCCGGTACCAGCGCACCTGAAAAAGCAACTTCTTCTGAAGATCCTCGAACAATACGGGACTGATGGCACCTTCATCATCTTCGCCCGTACCCGGAACCGGACGAATGAGGTGTTTCGCGCGATTGAGCGGACAGGTGTCCCGGTTGTGAAGCTTCATTCTGACTGTACACAGTCAGAGCGTAACGCCGCCCTGGATGCTTTTCGGGAAGGCAAGATACGAATTTTGGTGGCGACCGACGTGGCGAGCAGAGGGCTCGATGTCGAGGGTATCTCGCATGTCATCAACTACGATGTACCTACTCAGGCTGAGGACTATGTCCACCGGATTGGACGCACAGGACGGGCTTTCTCCACGGGAGAGGCATTCACGCTATGTCAGCCGTCGGAAGAATCATTGCTCCGGGGTGTTGAGGCGTTATTAAACGAGAAAATTCCTGTCCGTACTCTGGAAGGGTTTAACTATAGCGCGCCTCCTACGCCCGGATTCTGGGATGACCTGCCAGTAGTGGGCGGTGGTATTACGGGGGCGACCAAGACGTTCCGGCCTCGCCGCTAG
- a CDS encoding alanine dehydrogenase has product MQVSELTVVGIPKERKANEGRVAATPALVGRLVQSGVRVHVEAGAGVRSGFTDRDYRDAGARIIHDARRLWRYSRVILKVKEPVGPELKWLHEDITLLCYLHLAAEPLVTAALLASGGVAVGLETMLDLSGHAPMLAPMSEVAGRMAALEGAWLLAKHPEAMGKYIGCVSGVAPAQVVVLGAGSAGREAIRSLIGFGAKVTVIDVSSDARQGVREEFPHISVVELAETDWQVKNCDLLIASAYRPGERAPVLVSRGLVRQMRKGSVIVDIAIDQGGCVESSRPGTHAKPVYVYKGVVHYAVPNMPGAVPRTSTQAFSSALEPHLLRLFSSDDPRLVIYQDPVWRSGINVAGHEIIHHGVQRAYLTQ; this is encoded by the coding sequence ATGCAAGTATCTGAACTGACCGTCGTGGGAATTCCGAAGGAGCGAAAGGCGAATGAGGGCCGTGTAGCTGCGACCCCGGCTCTGGTTGGAAGGCTGGTGCAATCAGGCGTTCGGGTCCATGTAGAGGCTGGCGCCGGAGTCCGTAGTGGCTTCACCGACCGGGATTACCGGGACGCGGGCGCTCGGATTATTCATGATGCCAGGCGATTGTGGCGGTATTCGCGGGTCATCCTTAAGGTAAAAGAGCCGGTTGGTCCCGAGCTCAAATGGCTCCACGAAGATATTACGCTGCTCTGTTATCTTCACCTGGCCGCTGAACCGCTGGTTACTGCTGCGCTGCTGGCTTCAGGGGGAGTGGCTGTCGGGCTGGAGACGATGCTTGATTTGAGCGGTCATGCGCCGATGCTGGCGCCGATGAGCGAAGTTGCCGGACGGATGGCTGCTCTGGAAGGTGCTTGGCTGCTAGCCAAACACCCGGAGGCGATGGGGAAGTATATCGGGTGTGTCAGCGGCGTGGCTCCGGCACAGGTGGTCGTTCTGGGTGCCGGTTCAGCAGGGCGCGAAGCGATTCGCAGTCTCATCGGCTTTGGTGCGAAAGTGACAGTGATCGATGTGTCGAGTGATGCCCGCCAGGGAGTCCGGGAAGAGTTCCCGCATATTTCCGTTGTGGAACTGGCAGAAACAGACTGGCAGGTGAAAAACTGCGATCTTCTCATTGCCTCGGCATACCGGCCGGGAGAGCGGGCGCCTGTGCTGGTTTCCAGGGGACTCGTCCGGCAGATGCGAAAGGGATCAGTTATTGTTGATATTGCAATCGATCAGGGTGGGTGTGTCGAAAGCTCACGGCCTGGAACCCATGCGAAACCGGTTTATGTGTACAAAGGGGTTGTGCATTATGCCGTGCCGAACATGCCAGGGGCAGTTCCCAGGACATCTACACAGGCATTTTCGTCTGCATTGGAACCACACCTGCTGCGGCTGTTTTCAAGTGATGACCCTCGGCTCGTCATTTACCAGGATCCGGTCTGGCGGAGTGGTATTAATGTCGCCGGCCACGAAATCATTCATCACGGAGTCCAACGGGCTTATTTAACACAGTAG